The genomic segment TCCAGTCGGCCAGCCGCGCGGGGCTGGCCTCGGCGGCAGTGAGGCTGGTGACCGCGTAGGCGGTCACGGTGCGCCAGCGGCGGCTGCGCAGGGACCGAACCCTGCGGGTGCTGCGGATCGCCTGGGTGGCGTGGGGGAAGTCGAGGCCGGCGATCGTGGTGACCTGGAGGCGGCGAGTCTGGACCCGGCCATGGCCGCGGTCGCGGGTGTGGTCGGCGATGGGGATGTCTGGCCAGGGC from the Actinomycetes bacterium genome contains:
- a CDS encoding transposase — encoded protein: PWPDIPIADHTRDRGHGRVQTRRLQVTTIAGLDFPHATQAIRSTRRVRSLRSRRWRTVTAYAVTSLTAAEASPARLADWIRGHWGIEALHHIRDVTLAEDASQVRTGNAARAMASLRNLAIGILRAHGHRNIAAALRRNARDAARLLPLLGITSP